In Nitrosospira briensis C-128, a genomic segment contains:
- a CDS encoding GlpM family protein codes for MMTLSIKALLGASVVIIISLLAHMKNYYLAGLVPLFPTFALIAHYIIGSERTHDELKNTILFSLCGMIPLLVYLVAIYMLVDLMPLKWALVCASALWCLPAALLLVLWMKFETSIV; via the coding sequence ATGATGACACTGTCTATCAAGGCACTGCTGGGCGCCTCTGTGGTAATAATTATCAGCTTGCTGGCGCATATGAAGAATTACTATCTTGCCGGACTGGTGCCGTTATTTCCCACTTTTGCACTGATCGCTCATTACATCATCGGTAGCGAACGCACTCATGACGAGCTCAAAAATACTATTTTGTTCAGTCTGTGCGGCATGATCCCGCTTCTTGTCTACCTGGTGGCTATCTATATGCTGGTCGACCTTATGCCCTTGAAATGGGCACTTGTCTGCGCCTCTGCATTGTGGTGTCTGCCTGCCGCCTTGTTGCTGGTTTTGTGGATGAAATTTGAAACAAGTATCGTTTGA
- a CDS encoding heavy metal sensor histidine kinase, producing the protein MKIDNAHQLKVTPGFRGWSIARQLAWLYALSASVMLIFASGFLYWVLITTLEKEDEQFLSSRVQVFDLILRAGNTEALEREISQENIGFSNSQYRAYSRILDESGRTLYEAHGMDREIPPAVFPDPNQLTGKAKKWRSTANRSYVLIAAQTGDNDTNRPKRLIHVALDETGEEILVSRYERYLIGVLLIGILVSAAVGIITAQRGMKPLADITRAAERITASQLHERIDVAQWPQELVSLARAFDAMLDRLEDSFSRLSQFSADLAHELRTPINNLRGEAEVALSKLRETNEYREILASSLEEYDRLSRMMDSLLFLARADSAQTMITSLTMDASTEIRKIIAFYEALAAEQNVSVICTGSGEMNADPILFRRVISNLLSNALHYTPVGGEITFSIRSMDGGIEVGCRDSGMGIAQEHLPKIFDRFYRISPSRNIKTEGAGLGLAIVKSIVDLHRGKIAVQSVVGQGTSVRLFFPA; encoded by the coding sequence TTGAAGATCGATAATGCTCATCAATTAAAAGTCACCCCCGGTTTTCGGGGTTGGTCGATTGCCAGGCAACTGGCCTGGCTTTATGCATTATCGGCTTCCGTTATGCTCATCTTTGCTTCAGGATTTCTATATTGGGTTCTTATTACCACGCTGGAAAAAGAAGATGAGCAATTTCTCAGCAGCCGAGTTCAAGTTTTCGATCTTATTCTTCGGGCTGGTAATACAGAAGCGCTTGAACGTGAAATTTCACAGGAAAATATTGGATTTTCCAACTCCCAGTATCGTGCCTACAGTCGCATACTGGATGAGTCGGGTCGTACGCTTTACGAGGCTCATGGCATGGATCGAGAAATTCCGCCCGCCGTATTTCCTGATCCAAATCAACTGACTGGAAAAGCGAAAAAATGGCGCTCTACCGCCAATAGAAGCTATGTACTGATTGCTGCCCAGACGGGCGACAATGACACCAATAGGCCAAAACGGCTAATTCATGTGGCATTGGATGAAACAGGCGAAGAAATACTGGTCAGTCGATATGAGCGCTATTTGATTGGCGTATTATTAATCGGCATTCTGGTATCCGCAGCCGTCGGAATAATCACGGCGCAGCGTGGCATGAAGCCCCTGGCTGATATTACCAGGGCCGCCGAGCGCATTACCGCAAGCCAACTGCATGAACGCATTGATGTCGCGCAATGGCCTCAGGAGCTAGTATCACTGGCACGTGCGTTTGATGCGATGCTTGACCGGCTGGAAGATTCATTTAGTCGCCTTTCCCAATTTTCAGCTGATCTGGCGCATGAGTTGCGCACCCCGATCAATAATTTACGCGGAGAAGCGGAAGTAGCCCTTTCCAAGCTCCGTGAGACTAATGAATATCGTGAAATACTTGCGTCAAGTCTGGAGGAATACGATCGCTTGTCGCGCATGATGGACAGCCTGTTATTCTTGGCCAGAGCCGACAGTGCGCAGACCATGATTACTTCTCTAACAATGGATGCGTCCACGGAAATCAGGAAAATTATTGCTTTTTATGAAGCGTTAGCCGCGGAGCAAAACGTTTCGGTAATTTGCACAGGGAGTGGGGAAATGAACGCCGATCCGATTCTTTTCCGAAGGGTCATCAGTAACCTCCTTTCAAATGCCCTGCATTACACCCCGGTTGGTGGAGAAATCACTTTTTCCATCCGTAGTATGGATGGTGGGATCGAGGTTGGCTGTCGTGATAGCGGGATGGGGATTGCGCAAGAACATCTGCCAAAAATATTTGATCGTTTCTACCGGATCAGTCCTTCTCGCAATATTAAAACAGAAGGCGCTGGGCTGGGATTGGCTATCGTAAAATCGATTGTCGATCTCCACCGTGGCAAGATCGCTGTGCAAAGCGTCGTCGGCCAAGGTACGTCCGTACGGCTTTTCTTTCCGGCGTAA